In a genomic window of Sarcophilus harrisii chromosome 4, mSarHar1.11, whole genome shotgun sequence:
- the TAL1 gene encoding T-cell acute lymphocytic leukemia protein 1, whose product MMERQPAELPPSDPPRDATPGTSGSGGGGGGSEPEPESESRMEPPRPPPHLLLLNGVAKETGRPAPDPPVIELAPRRGPGGGARDLKGRDAEARQRVPTTELCRPPAAAPASAPAPVEPPSDGRMVQLSPTALPGQAAAAAAGRAMLYGLGQPLASLSSGFFGEPDPFPVFTSNNRVKRRPSPYEVEINDGPHTKVVRRIFTNSRERWRQQNVNGAFAELRKLIPTHPPDKKLSKNEILRLAMKYINFLAKLLNDQEEEGSQRGRVAKDPVGTGSAGGGGAGTGPGAGPAADDLLHDALSPNSSCGSSLDGAASPDSYTEDSEPKHPARSLHPALLPAEGTGPR is encoded by the exons ATGATGGAGCGGCAGCCAGCTGAGCTGCCCCCCAGTGACCCCCCGCGGGATGCAACCCCGGGGACTAGCGGCAGCGGTGGCGGCGGGGGCGGCTCGGAGCCCGAGCCTGAGTCAGAGTCCCGCATGGAGCCGCCGCGGCCCCCCCCACACCTCCTCCTCCTCAACGGCGTTGCCAAGGAGACCGGTCGTCCGGCCCCCGACCCCCCCGTCATCGAGTTGGCCCCCCGCCGCGGCCCGGGGGGCGGCGCCCGCGACTTAAAGGGCCGCGACGCAGAGGCGCGCCAGAGGGTGCCCACCACGGAGCTGTGTCGGCCACCCGCCGCTGCCCCGGCCTCGGCGCCTGCCCCAGTAGAGCCCCCCAGCGACGGCCGCATGGTGCAGCTGAGCCCCACCGCGCTCCCGGGACaggcggccgccgccgccgcgggcAGGGCCATGCTCTACGGCCTCGGGCAGCCGCTCGCCTCGCTCAGCAG CGGGTTTTTCGGGGAGCCAGACCCCTTCCCGGTGTTTACCAGCAACAACCGGGTCAAGAGGAGACCCTCGCCCTACGAAGTGGAGATCAATGATG GCCCCCACACCAAGGTCGTCCGGCGCATCTTCACCAACAGCCGCGAGCGGTGGAGACAGCAAAACGTTAATGGGGCGTTCGCTGAGCTCCGAAAACTCATCCCGACCCATCCCCCCGACAAGAAGCTCAGCAAAAATGAAATACTGCGTCTGGCCATGAAATACATCAACTTCTTAGCCAAGCTCCTCAATGACCAAGAGGAGGAGGGCAGCCAGCGGGGCCGAGTGGCCAAGGACCCCGTGGGGACCGGCAGTGCCGGCGGCGGAGGAGCCGGGACAGGCCCCGGGGCGGGGCCGGCGGCTGACGACCTCCTCCACGACGCTCTCTCGCCCAACTCCAGCTGCGGCAGCTCCCTGGACGGCGCCGCCAGTCCCGACAGCTACACGGAAGATTCCGAGCCCAAGCACCCAGCTCGGAGCCTCCACCCGGCCCTACTGCCTGCCGAGGGCACCGGCCCGCGGTGA